A region from the Thermostichus vulcanus str. 'Rupite' genome encodes:
- a CDS encoding primary-amine oxidase: protein MLWIGQWPRWLKALSITLAFGLGLVVLTITSSLGSPKISHPLDPLTAEEIETTASVIRAAERLAEDAIFVIIDLQEPDKTEVLSFQPGDPFRREAFAIVYEPKANRTYEAVVDLMEDKLLSWTEVPDVQPAMVASEFGLAAEVVKADPGWQEAMRKRGITDFDRVAVDCWAPGNLTEEEEASGDRFCRGISYYKGDNWNYYGAPIEGVLATVNLNSGKVSRLIDDDTIVAFSKESFDYDLASLGTVRPAPKPLKLTHPNGASYDINGNEITWQGWKFRYLMHPREGLVLYTVRYQEGDEERPVFYRVSLSEMVVPYGDPEETWYFRNAFDVGEYNFGLLANTMELGKEVPENGLLLDAVFADNDGESYVMPGVIGLYERDNGMLWKHYDYNSERNDVRRSRELVMTMTAAIGNYDYGISWVFHQDGTFEVQADLTGIVLAKGTDAVTAADADPFAPLMAPHVGGTNHQHYFSFRLDMDVDGTDNGIMEMNLKPLPKGPDNPAGNAFIMEDTHLMTEKEAVRDMNMASSRKWVIVSTSKENAIGAHTAYALMPGPNAVFLPVEGANVRDRAGFATHHFWATHYKPGELYAAGLYPNHSKPGEGLPEWISDDQPLEGEDLVVWYSLGVSHVPRPEDWPVMPVHRTGFKLMPWGFFDRNPAIDLAEPA, encoded by the coding sequence ATGTTGTGGATTGGGCAGTGGCCCCGTTGGTTAAAAGCACTGAGCATCACCCTGGCCTTTGGATTGGGCCTTGTTGTGCTCACCATCACCTCTTCACTGGGATCCCCAAAGATCTCTCATCCGCTGGATCCCCTCACCGCTGAAGAAATTGAAACCACCGCCAGTGTGATCCGCGCAGCAGAACGTTTGGCGGAAGATGCCATCTTCGTGATCATTGATTTGCAGGAGCCGGACAAAACCGAGGTACTCAGCTTTCAGCCTGGGGATCCCTTCCGTCGCGAAGCTTTTGCCATCGTCTATGAACCGAAGGCCAACCGCACCTACGAAGCGGTTGTGGATTTGATGGAGGACAAGCTACTCAGCTGGACGGAAGTGCCGGATGTGCAGCCGGCCATGGTGGCCAGCGAGTTTGGCTTGGCTGCCGAGGTGGTGAAGGCGGATCCCGGCTGGCAGGAAGCGATGCGCAAACGGGGGATCACCGATTTTGACCGGGTGGCTGTCGATTGCTGGGCTCCCGGCAACTTGACCGAGGAAGAAGAAGCCTCTGGGGATCGCTTCTGTCGCGGCATTTCCTACTACAAGGGTGACAACTGGAACTACTATGGCGCACCCATTGAAGGGGTGCTGGCCACCGTCAACCTGAACAGCGGCAAAGTCTCAAGGCTAATCGACGATGACACCATCGTCGCGTTCTCCAAAGAGAGCTTTGATTACGACCTAGCTTCTCTGGGCACGGTTCGCCCCGCCCCCAAACCCCTGAAACTCACCCACCCCAACGGAGCCAGCTACGACATCAACGGCAACGAGATTACCTGGCAAGGCTGGAAGTTTCGCTACCTGATGCACCCGCGTGAGGGATTGGTGCTCTACACGGTGCGCTACCAAGAGGGCGACGAAGAACGGCCTGTGTTCTACCGGGTCAGCCTCTCGGAAATGGTGGTGCCCTACGGGGATCCGGAAGAAACCTGGTATTTCCGCAACGCCTTCGATGTCGGGGAATACAACTTTGGTTTACTTGCCAACACGATGGAATTGGGCAAGGAAGTGCCGGAAAACGGTCTGCTGTTGGATGCCGTCTTCGCCGATAACGATGGGGAATCTTATGTGATGCCGGGGGTCATCGGCCTCTACGAACGGGACAACGGCATGCTCTGGAAGCACTACGACTACAACAGCGAGCGCAACGATGTCCGCCGCAGCCGCGAGCTGGTGATGACCATGACCGCCGCCATCGGCAACTACGACTACGGCATTAGCTGGGTGTTTCACCAGGATGGCACCTTTGAGGTGCAGGCAGACTTGACCGGGATCGTCTTGGCCAAAGGAACCGATGCAGTCACCGCCGCCGATGCGGATCCCTTCGCTCCCTTGATGGCTCCCCATGTGGGCGGTACCAACCACCAGCACTACTTCAGTTTCCGGCTGGATATGGATGTGGATGGCACCGACAACGGCATCATGGAGATGAACCTCAAGCCCCTACCCAAAGGCCCCGACAACCCAGCCGGCAACGCCTTCATCATGGAAGATACCCACCTGATGACCGAAAAAGAAGCAGTACGGGATATGAACATGGCCAGCAGCCGCAAGTGGGTCATTGTCTCCACCTCGAAGGAGAATGCCATCGGTGCCCACACAGCCTATGCTCTTATGCCTGGTCCAAATGCTGTGTTCTTACCCGTGGAGGGAGCCAACGTGCGGGATCGAGCCGGATTTGCCACCCACCACTTCTGGGCCACCCACTACAAACCCGGTGAACTGTATGCGGCGGGTCTCTACCCGAACCACAGCAAACCGGGCGAAGGGTTACCCGAATGGATTAGCGATGACCAACCTCTAGAAGGGGAAGATCTCGTCGTCTGGTACTCCTTGGGAGTTTCCCATGTGCCCCGTCCAGAGGACTGGCCAGTCATGCCAGTGCACAGAACAGGCTTCAAACTCATGCCCTGGGGCTTCTTCGACCGCAACCCAGCCATTGATCTGGCGGAACCCGCCTAA
- the sat gene encoding sulfate adenylyltransferase has translation MSQSQSTVPIRDAIPPHGGTLINRIALAEQVEELRSKANHCPTVYLSERAQSDLEMIAIGGFSPLTGFMGQADYQAVVETMHLANGLAWSLPVTLPVTPEEAAGLKEGQMLALASATGKVLGLMELTEKFTYDKTHEAQQVYRTTDDNHPGVKVLYEQGSVYLAGPVTLLQRDPHPLFPTYQIDPAQSRQQFRDKGWKTIVGFQTRNPIHRAHEYIQKCALEIVDGLFLHPLVGATKSDDIPADVRMRCYEVLIEHYYPQDRVILAINPSAMRYAGPREAIFHALIRKNYGCTHFIVGRDHAGVGDYYGTYDAQSIFDQFEPGELGIIPLKFEHAFYCTVTGTMATAKTSPSQPHQRIHLSGTKVREMLRRGEVPPPEFSRPEVAQLLAEAMRERG, from the coding sequence ATGAGCCAATCCCAATCGACTGTCCCTATTCGTGATGCCATTCCTCCCCACGGGGGTACCCTGATCAATCGCATTGCCCTAGCTGAGCAGGTGGAGGAGCTGCGCTCAAAGGCCAATCATTGCCCTACTGTTTACCTGAGTGAGCGAGCCCAATCGGATTTGGAGATGATCGCCATTGGTGGCTTTAGCCCCCTGACAGGGTTTATGGGCCAGGCGGATTATCAGGCGGTGGTGGAAACTATGCATCTGGCCAATGGTTTGGCTTGGTCGCTCCCGGTCACCCTACCCGTGACCCCGGAAGAAGCTGCTGGTTTGAAAGAGGGGCAAATGCTGGCTCTGGCCTCTGCCACCGGAAAAGTTCTGGGGTTGATGGAGCTGACGGAAAAATTCACCTACGACAAAACCCACGAAGCCCAGCAGGTTTACCGCACTACGGACGACAACCATCCAGGGGTGAAGGTGCTCTACGAGCAGGGATCCGTCTACTTGGCCGGCCCAGTCACCCTTTTACAACGGGATCCCCATCCCCTCTTCCCAACCTACCAGATCGATCCGGCCCAGTCTCGACAGCAATTCCGTGACAAAGGCTGGAAAACCATTGTAGGTTTCCAAACCCGCAACCCGATCCACCGTGCCCACGAGTACATCCAAAAGTGTGCTTTGGAAATTGTGGATGGGTTGTTTCTCCACCCGCTGGTGGGGGCCACCAAGAGCGATGACATTCCCGCTGATGTGCGGATGCGTTGCTATGAGGTGTTAATCGAGCACTATTACCCCCAGGATCGGGTGATTTTGGCGATTAATCCTTCGGCCATGCGCTATGCTGGCCCGCGCGAGGCGATCTTCCACGCTCTGATCCGCAAGAACTACGGCTGCACCCATTTCATTGTTGGACGGGATCACGCGGGGGTAGGGGATTACTACGGCACCTACGATGCCCAGTCCATTTTTGATCAGTTTGAGCCGGGGGAACTAGGAATTATCCCCCTGAAGTTTGAACATGCCTTCTACTGCACCGTCACGGGTACGATGGCTACGGCCAAGACCAGCCCCAGCCAACCCCACCAGCGCATCCACCTCTCGGGCACCAAAGTGCGGGAAATGTTGCGGCGCGGCGAAGTGCCCCCACCGGAGTTTTCTCGACCGGAAGTGGCCCAACTGCTGGCAGAAGCGATGCGAGAGCGTGGATAA
- a CDS encoding sensor histidine kinase, with translation MGELHTRTQQRQQTLTLTLHPTLTQLRTDCNYLGRILAELLNNACKYSPPGAQIQLEVIYPSASSPLAVAGGDPTGQIGFAVTNTGVEIPPDQQERIFEKFYRIPSGDPWRQGGTGLGLALIQQMVVQLHGTIRVSSGNNQTCFYVQLPVEGSPQSQTHATPMPQ, from the coding sequence GTGGGAGAGCTTCATACCCGCACCCAACAGCGGCAGCAAACCCTGACCCTGACGCTGCATCCCACCCTCACTCAGCTTCGGACGGACTGCAACTATTTGGGGCGGATTTTGGCGGAACTGCTGAACAACGCCTGTAAGTATTCCCCTCCTGGTGCTCAAATCCAACTGGAGGTGATCTACCCCTCTGCCTCCTCTCCGCTGGCAGTAGCGGGGGGGGATCCCACTGGACAAATCGGGTTTGCCGTTACCAATACCGGGGTTGAAATCCCACCCGACCAACAGGAGCGCATTTTCGAGAAGTTTTATCGTATCCCTTCCGGGGATCCCTGGCGACAGGGGGGGACAGGTTTGGGATTGGCACTGATTCAACAAATGGTGGTACAACTCCACGGAACGATTCGAGTCAGCAGTGGCAATAACCAAACCTGCTTCTATGTTCAGCTTCCTGTGGAGGGTAGCCCCCAATCCCAAACCCATGCCACGCCCATGCCACAATAG
- the pxcA gene encoding proton extrusion protein PcxA, translating to MGESVFSRLGQWISNTPLRSLEQAYEAALRIKAIEDQHFHGQSIRSDGEHGQNVSRYFQIQLRQQLSQIELRLAEFRASSTFSRLPDPSRNGSGPIASSGQGAQDQDKEPHPSDPVSNDKSPENGRQSRDPSILEKLQFIDQVLSRYKRPPGKPKSIAAPLESPDQPQQLAPTQPTPSDKGDKTSPNNGNAPVASKMGILPRSILRTASQIRRELSSQAEEELIRDYRNSRNRTLVSVRFLLLLAILPLLTQILSKNFLFGPLIDHLQYQNPTAITLSQEFQEKALSEFEFFKEKIEFERALRHQSPELDLEAEDQLSAKAEELLQKYGRKNSEGIKNVFADLLSLVVFGWLIFIGREEIEVLKSFLDRLIYGLSDSAKAFIIILFTDIFVGYHSPHGWEVLLSNLAAHLGVPENRDLVYGFIATFPVFLDTVFKYWIFRYLNRVSPSSVATYRAMND from the coding sequence ATGGGAGAGTCCGTCTTTAGCAGGTTAGGTCAATGGATCTCGAATACACCCCTGCGCTCTCTTGAGCAAGCTTATGAGGCCGCCCTTCGCATCAAAGCCATCGAAGATCAACACTTCCACGGACAATCTATCAGGAGTGATGGAGAACATGGCCAAAATGTCAGTCGCTACTTTCAAATTCAACTGCGTCAACAACTCAGCCAAATAGAGCTGCGTCTGGCGGAATTTCGAGCCAGTAGCACCTTTTCTCGTCTGCCGGATCCCAGTCGCAACGGCAGCGGCCCCATTGCTTCCTCTGGCCAAGGTGCCCAAGATCAGGATAAAGAACCCCATCCTAGCGACCCTGTAAGCAACGACAAGAGCCCTGAAAACGGTCGCCAAAGCCGGGATCCCTCTATTTTGGAGAAATTGCAGTTTATCGACCAGGTGCTCTCTCGCTACAAACGTCCCCCTGGCAAACCCAAATCCATCGCTGCCCCGTTAGAGTCTCCCGATCAGCCCCAACAACTGGCCCCGACCCAGCCCACTCCCTCCGACAAAGGGGACAAGACAAGCCCCAACAATGGCAATGCTCCTGTTGCCTCCAAAATGGGGATCCTACCCCGCTCCATTCTGCGCACTGCTAGCCAGATCCGGCGTGAGCTGAGTTCCCAAGCAGAAGAAGAATTGATCCGTGATTACCGCAACTCCCGCAATCGTACGTTGGTATCGGTGCGGTTTCTATTGTTGTTGGCGATCTTGCCTCTGCTCACCCAAATTCTCTCGAAAAATTTTCTGTTTGGGCCGTTGATAGATCACCTGCAATACCAGAACCCTACTGCTATCACCCTCAGCCAGGAATTTCAGGAAAAAGCCCTGTCAGAGTTCGAGTTTTTTAAGGAGAAAATTGAGTTTGAGCGAGCCTTGCGCCACCAGTCCCCAGAACTGGATTTGGAGGCAGAAGATCAGCTCTCAGCCAAAGCAGAAGAACTGCTGCAAAAGTATGGCCGTAAGAACTCAGAAGGGATCAAAAATGTTTTTGCCGATCTATTGTCTCTGGTTGTATTCGGTTGGCTGATCTTCATTGGGCGAGAAGAAATCGAGGTACTTAAATCCTTTTTGGATCGCCTCATCTATGGTCTGAGCGATAGTGCCAAGGCTTTTATTATCATTCTCTTTACAGATATATTTGTAGGTTATCACTCACCCCATGGATGGGAGGTACTCCTCAGTAATTTAGCCGCTCACTTGGGGGTACCGGAGAACCGAGATTTGGTCTATGGCTTTATTGCGACTTTCCCGGTTTTTCTGGATACGGTGTTTAAGTATTGGATCTTCCGCTATTTGAATCGGGTATCGCCCTCTTCGGTGGCCACCTACCGGGCCATGAACGATTAA
- a CDS encoding late competence development ComFB family protein, which translates to MYSRTSQGGVSPSPQPTRPLVNVLEEMVMQEVTRQLGRLPDSQKDKIDAVDVAGYVLNRMQPMYATNRNGWSFQREKALVRASQDIARLVTQGIEAVKRSPNRQRSPLPQTLKSEAVLNQIRELLSRPDLDWSNVMSALIELKAAADRANALSAGIPQTRPQPTDPPRDAWGYR; encoded by the coding sequence ATGTATTCCCGTACCTCCCAAGGGGGCGTCAGCCCCAGCCCACAACCAACCCGCCCGTTGGTCAACGTCTTGGAAGAGATGGTGATGCAGGAGGTGACTCGTCAGTTGGGTCGCTTGCCCGACAGCCAAAAAGACAAAATTGATGCTGTGGATGTGGCCGGTTATGTGCTGAACCGTATGCAGCCCATGTATGCCACCAATCGCAATGGTTGGAGTTTTCAGCGGGAAAAAGCTTTGGTGCGGGCCAGCCAAGATATCGCTAGGTTGGTGACCCAAGGCATTGAAGCGGTGAAACGTTCCCCCAACCGGCAACGTTCTCCCCTCCCCCAAACCCTAAAGTCAGAAGCGGTGCTGAACCAGATCCGGGAGCTGTTGAGCCGCCCTGATCTGGATTGGAGCAATGTCATGTCTGCTTTGATTGAGCTGAAGGCGGCTGCGGATCGGGCCAATGCTCTTTCAGCAGGGATCCCCCAAACCCGACCTCAGCCAACCGATCCACCTCGGGATGCTTGGGGTTACCGCTGA
- the rlmD gene encoding 23S rRNA (uracil(1939)-C(5))-methyltransferase RlmD, whose protein sequence is MVVSPLSDAPSQVKPGDLLSLQITGLTPQGDGIGHTAGPGVGQVVFVPQGIPGDQVEVRVIETRRNYLIGRIQSIQVPSPERVRPACIVADKCGGCQWQHVSYAMQLATKQQILADALQRIGGIPLPEPVPILGSPQPLRYRNKVTYPIAQPEGQPLRMGYYQTGSHRLVNLNQCPVQDERLDVFLREIKRDLQETGWSVYEETRHQGHLRHLGLRIGRRTREVLLTLVSRSRRLPQLETWAQRWLDRYPDLVGVCLNLNPARTNTIFGPQTEVIAGRGALREEFAGLSLWIDSTSFFQVNTEQAEAFFTWIADQLQLQGHETLLDAYCGIGTFTLLLAQRAKRVVGVESLPEAVLQARYNAQFNGITSVQFFQGTVEQVLPTLPPADIVVLDPPRRGCDRQVLETLLLRQPQRLVYISCHPATLARDLQVLLAEGSYRLTQWRAADFFPQTGHVEGVAFLERG, encoded by the coding sequence ATGGTTGTTTCTCCCCTTTCGGATGCTCCCTCTCAGGTCAAACCGGGAGACCTCCTCTCGCTGCAGATCACCGGGCTTACCCCCCAAGGGGATGGCATTGGCCATACCGCTGGCCCTGGAGTAGGACAGGTGGTCTTCGTACCCCAAGGGATCCCTGGGGATCAGGTAGAAGTGCGGGTGATCGAAACCAGGCGCAACTACCTGATTGGGCGGATTCAATCGATACAGGTTCCCTCCCCCGAGCGGGTACGACCGGCTTGCATCGTGGCGGACAAATGTGGTGGCTGTCAGTGGCAGCACGTGAGCTATGCCATGCAGTTGGCCACCAAACAGCAGATTTTGGCCGATGCCCTCCAACGGATTGGGGGGATCCCTTTGCCGGAGCCGGTGCCCATCTTGGGATCCCCGCAACCGCTTCGCTACCGCAACAAAGTCACCTACCCCATCGCCCAACCGGAAGGGCAACCGTTGCGCATGGGCTACTACCAAACCGGTAGTCACCGCCTGGTCAATCTCAACCAATGCCCCGTCCAAGATGAACGGCTGGATGTGTTCCTCAGGGAAATTAAGCGGGATCTGCAAGAAACTGGCTGGAGTGTTTATGAGGAAACTCGGCATCAAGGGCACCTGCGTCATCTGGGTTTGCGCATCGGTCGCCGTACCCGCGAGGTGCTGCTGACCTTGGTGAGTCGCAGTCGCCGGCTCCCTCAGCTAGAAACTTGGGCCCAGCGCTGGCTGGATCGCTATCCCGACCTGGTGGGGGTCTGCCTCAATCTCAACCCGGCTCGTACCAACACCATTTTTGGCCCGCAAACCGAAGTGATTGCCGGCCGCGGTGCCCTACGGGAGGAGTTTGCTGGCCTTTCCCTTTGGATTGACAGCACTTCTTTTTTTCAGGTGAATACCGAGCAAGCGGAAGCCTTCTTTACCTGGATTGCCGATCAACTGCAACTACAAGGGCATGAAACCCTCCTCGATGCCTACTGCGGCATTGGCACCTTCACCTTGCTGTTGGCGCAACGGGCCAAACGGGTTGTGGGGGTGGAATCTCTGCCAGAAGCTGTGCTCCAGGCTCGTTACAATGCCCAGTTCAATGGCATCACCTCGGTGCAATTTTTCCAGGGCACCGTCGAACAGGTGCTGCCCACTTTGCCACCTGCCGATATCGTGGTGCTGGATCCCCCGCGCCGCGGCTGCGATCGCCAGGTGCTGGAGACCCTGTTGCTTCGACAACCCCAAAGGCTTGTTTACATCAGTTGTCATCCAGCGACGCTGGCTCGAGACCTCCAGGTTCTCCTTGCAGAAGGATCCTATCGACTGACCCAATGGCGAGCAGCCGACTTCTTTCCTCAAACAGGGCATGTGGAGGGAGTTGCCTTTTTGGAGCGGGGTTGA
- a CDS encoding tetratricopeptide repeat protein, which produces MAKRKGFGSGAKKQPPLSEWVRQAEAQLRQGQVIRCRQLCQQVLSQQGSLSGTAEEMAVAQAYALLGQIEQGCGHFPAAMLHYQQAILTCPPTAPASLIAEYHALLGRLLRQMGEKKQAQSLFEQALARDPDLLLARVGLADLLQAQGEFEVALEHYTLAWQGSQQEPDIPYQIGMCLWKQGQGSQAKGWFQQALSLQPDHSDARYMLAILGELPLPDKTPAAWVTRLFDEYAPRFEQHLLQKLNYQGPQALWNGILAVAEAQGSAPRFEQALDLGCGTGLVGSLVRPYVQRLWGVDLSGRMVEMARQKGLYDQLVQGDLLELLQRTPERYDLILAADVFIYWGDLAQVFPACGRVLTSGGLLAFTVEQGSLSGYALGSTSGRFVHSESYIRQQAERVGLDPVYHQDFTLRREGETGVPGAVWCLRQR; this is translated from the coding sequence ATGGCAAAACGCAAGGGATTTGGATCAGGGGCTAAGAAACAGCCACCCCTATCAGAATGGGTTCGCCAAGCAGAGGCCCAACTGCGGCAAGGCCAGGTGATTCGATGTCGGCAACTCTGCCAACAGGTGCTTTCGCAGCAGGGATCCCTTTCTGGAACTGCTGAAGAAATGGCAGTTGCACAGGCATATGCCCTGTTGGGTCAAATTGAACAGGGATGCGGGCACTTTCCCGCCGCCATGTTGCACTACCAGCAGGCTATCTTGACCTGTCCACCTACCGCTCCGGCTAGCTTGATTGCCGAGTACCACGCCCTGTTGGGGAGACTGTTGCGCCAGATGGGGGAGAAGAAACAGGCCCAGTCGTTATTTGAACAGGCGCTGGCGCGGGATCCCGATTTGCTACTGGCGCGGGTGGGGTTGGCGGATCTGCTCCAGGCGCAAGGGGAGTTCGAGGTGGCCCTGGAGCACTATACCCTAGCTTGGCAGGGATCCCAGCAGGAGCCGGATATTCCGTATCAGATTGGGATGTGTTTGTGGAAACAGGGGCAAGGATCGCAGGCAAAGGGTTGGTTTCAGCAGGCCCTCTCTCTACAGCCGGATCACAGCGATGCCCGTTACATGCTGGCGATTTTGGGAGAATTGCCCTTACCGGATAAAACTCCCGCCGCTTGGGTAACCCGCCTGTTCGATGAATATGCCCCAAGATTTGAGCAGCATTTGCTACAAAAGCTGAACTACCAGGGACCCCAGGCTCTGTGGAACGGGATCCTAGCGGTGGCAGAAGCCCAAGGATCTGCCCCTCGGTTTGAACAGGCCCTGGATTTGGGCTGCGGCACAGGCTTGGTGGGATCCCTAGTGCGCCCCTACGTGCAGCGGTTGTGGGGAGTGGATTTGTCCGGTCGCATGGTGGAAATGGCCCGTCAAAAGGGCCTTTACGACCAGTTGGTGCAAGGGGATTTGCTGGAGCTGCTGCAGCGGACACCGGAACGTTACGACCTGATCTTGGCGGCAGATGTGTTCATTTATTGGGGAGATTTGGCTCAGGTGTTCCCAGCCTGTGGCCGAGTGTTAACCTCCGGTGGGCTTCTGGCCTTTACGGTTGAGCAGGGATCCCTCTCCGGCTACGCACTGGGATCCACAAGCGGTCGCTTTGTCCACTCCGAATCCTATATACGGCAGCAGGCGGAACGGGTGGGACTGGATCCCGTATACCATCAGGACTTTACCCTGCGGCGCGAGGGAGAAACGGGTGTACCCGGAGCAGTATGGTGTTTGCGTCAGCGGTAA